AATTATGCTTTTGATCCAAGGGTCTATTTAAGGAGGTTTTTCGACAGTCCGACTGATAGAGTTCTATTTTTAGTAGATGAAGCGCATAATCTGATAGACAGAGGAAGAGAGATGTTTTCTCAGGAGTTACAATCTGCGAAACTGCTTGAGATAATTGAATCTTTTACAGGTGAGTACTTGCCAATAAGGAAAGCTATATCCAGATTATTAAATAAAATTGAGAGTTATAGGCCTTATTTGGATGATTTGGGAAATTATTGCAAGACGGAAGAGCCTGAGGATATCTATTTTAGTATAAAAACTTTAACTTCCAGAATGGATGCATTTTTAGCGGAGGAGAAGGATGCGGAGCATTATGAAACCATCCTAAATCTTTATTTTGAATTGCAGTCCTATCTTAGAATTTCGGAGTTATATGATGAGTCCTTCAGAGCGGTGTTCACATTGGATGATACTGAGATGATGGTTGTAAAATTACTATGCATCGATACTTCATCTCTTTTTAAGGAGATTTTAAAAAGGGCAAGGTCATCTGTTTTCTTTTCTGCTACACTTACTCCCATGGATTTTTATGCTGAGCTATTAGGTGGAGATGAAAATTCCTATAAGTATCATTTGGACTCTCCATTTGCTAAAGAAAATCTTTTTATTGGGGCCATGGCTACTATTTCGACCAAGTATAAAGACAGACAAAGATCAGTTGAACAGATCTCAGAAACTATTAGAAGATTTATAAGCAAAAAGAAAGGAAATTATTTAATCTTCTTTCCTTCTTATATCTATATGGATATGGTATATACTGATTTCGCAGGCAAGAATGAGGATTTGGATATTATAGCTCAAAACAGAAGCATGACTGAGGATGATCGAGATGAATTTATTGCAAGTTTCGACGATGCCGAAAATAGAATCGGGTTCGCAGTACTTGGCGGAGTTTTTACGGAGGGAATAGATTTAGCAGGTGACAGGTTAATAGGTTCAATTATAGTATCAGTAGGACTTCCCGGAATTGGATTTGAAAGGGATGTAATTAAAGAATATTTCAATGAGATAAAGGGTATGGGTTTTGAGTACGCGTACCAGTATCCGGGGATGAATAAAGTTCTACAGGCTGCCGGTAGGGTTATCAGGACGGAAGATGATAGAGGGGCTGTTCTACTGATAGATGACAGGTTTACCAAAAAGTATTATAGAAAATTAATGCCAAAACATTGGTCGCATATTATTAATTACTATGATTTGGATTCTGTCGATGAAAATTTAAGTGAGTTTTGGATCAAGAATTCAAAAATAAGTAAAGAAGTTTGAATTAGGGTGAATGAATGTTAGTTTTTTATACAGGTATGCTATTACTCTAATTGATAAATTGACAATTTAACTATAAACTGATATTATTATTTTAAAATTATAGAAAGGGGGTATAAAAATGATAGTACTAAATAAATATGAATCAATAAAATACCTCCTCAATTCAAATATATAATAGAGTTGAGGGAATCTATCCCTTTGTCAGCAACACACCCTGCATTGGGTGTGTTTTTTGGTGTGTAAAAGTGAGGTTATATGTTAAGTATATTTAAAAAAATAAAATGGTTTATTGAAACCTATAAGAAGGAGTACGCTATTGGGATGATACTCATTCTTATAAATTATGTCTTGATAATAATTCCCCCTTGGTTATTGGGAAGGGCTGCAGATTCTATAAGACAAGAGGCAATAGGCTTGACGGAACTATACAGGTATGTGCTTTTAATGGTTCTGGTAATCGCGTTACTATATGCAACTGCCTATGGTTGGGGTTATTTGCTGTTTAAAGGTTCAGATAGGATTGGTAGAGCTGCTAGGAGGAATGTTGTCAATAAACTTCTAGGTCAGACACCGGTTTTTTATGAGATAAACAGTACCGGATCTTTAATGGGCAAGGCTACAAATGATGTAAGATCACTACAAGATTTTGCCGGATTTGGAATGATGGCACTTTTAGATGCTACTATATACCCGATTGCACTGGTGATAATTATGAGCATAACTGTTTCTTGGAAGCTCACTGCATTAGCTGTTTTGCCACTTCCGCTGGTAGTGGTAACGAGTAAATTTATAGGGAATAAGCTCTATAAAGTCTATAATAAAGTGCAGAAGGCATTTGACGGGATGAACGAAGCTGTACTTGAAAATGTCTTGGGTGTCAGAGTTATCAGGGCTTTTGTTAGGGAACCAAGTGAGGAAAACAGGTTTTCGGAAAAAGCTAAAACTCTATATAAAAGCAATATGGAGCAAGTCAAATGGGTGGCATTTTTCCCGTTTATTAGTAGAATATTTCCCGGGATAAGCTATGTAATAACATTTCTTTATGGTGCTTATCTTATAAAAACCGGAGCAATAACGATAGGTGGTTTAATATCATTTACGGTATATCTAAATATGATTACTTGGCCGATGTTTGCTTTAGGTGATTTTATTAATGTATCGGAGCAAGCATCCGCATCCATGGATAGAATTCAGGAATTGCTGGATTATAAAGAGGACATGGTCGATGCCGCAGAAGCTGTGCCATACTCGGGGAATGGGGATATAGTATTTAAGAATTTTAATTTCAAATATCCCGGATCCACGGATTTGAATCTTTCTGATATTAATCTGGTTATCAAAAATGGAAAAACTCTGGGAGTGGTTGGGAAAATTGGAAGTGGTAAAACCACACTTTTAAAACAGATACTCAGATTTTATCCAATCGAAAAGGAAACTCTTTTTATCGATGATATCCCTGTAGAAAATTTAAAAACAGAGTCGATTAGAGAAAAAGTCGGATATGTTCCGCAGCAACATATATTATTCTCGAAATCTGTTAAAGAAAATATTGAACTCGGTAGGGATGACGATTCCGATAATGATGTGTTGACTGCAGTGGAAAGTGCAGACTTTAAAAAGGATTTGGAAATTCTTCCAAATGGTTTGGATACCATGGTCGGTGAAAAAGGTGTTGCTCTTTCGGGAGGTCAAAAACAGAGACTTTCAATCGCAAGAGCTCTTATCAGAGATCCGGAAATCTTGATAATGGATGACTCATTGTCTGCTGTAGATGCAAATACAGAGGAAAAAATAATCGAGAATATTAAAAGAGATAGA
The sequence above is a segment of the Peptoniphilaceae bacterium AMB_02 genome. Coding sequences within it:
- a CDS encoding ABC transporter ATP-binding protein; the protein is MLSIFKKIKWFIETYKKEYAIGMILILINYVLIIIPPWLLGRAADSIRQEAIGLTELYRYVLLMVLVIALLYATAYGWGYLLFKGSDRIGRAARRNVVNKLLGQTPVFYEINSTGSLMGKATNDVRSLQDFAGFGMMALLDATIYPIALVIIMSITVSWKLTALAVLPLPLVVVTSKFIGNKLYKVYNKVQKAFDGMNEAVLENVLGVRVIRAFVREPSEENRFSEKAKTLYKSNMEQVKWVAFFPFISRIFPGISYVITFLYGAYLIKTGAITIGGLISFTVYLNMITWPMFALGDFINVSEQASASMDRIQELLDYKEDMVDAAEAVPYSGNGDIVFKNFNFKYPGSTDLNLSDINLVIKNGKTLGVVGKIGSGKTTLLKQILRFYPIEKETLFIDDIPVENLKTESIREKVGYVPQQHILFSKSVKENIELGRDDDSDNDVLTAVESADFKKDLEILPNGLDTMVGEKGVALSGGQKQRLSIARALIRDPEILIMDDSLSAVDANTEEKIIENIKRDRVGRTTIIAAHRLSGIMHADEIIVLEEGKIVERGTHEELIAQNGWYHEQFTIQQLEDHNGK
- a CDS encoding ATP-dependent DNA helicase; translation: MENIIRISVRNLIEFVMRSGDIDTSYVSQDRAVQGIMAHKKLQSEYEGNYDSEFFLRNETEIEGMKFIVEGRADGVITEDDFIILDEIKSTTRDLETLTEDFSQLHWAQVMCYAYFYTKAYNVDMLGVQLSYYNIEDEETKRFRKTFTSIELWDFYSRLLLEYLDFSKKLLEWRNARNDSITDLGFPFGSYRKGQREMAVAVYKTIIDSEKLFIEAPTGIGKTMSAVFPSVKAIGESLVDKLFYLTARSTTKAACNNALDLLIDAGLKIKAVTFTAKEKSCINDVVKCNPKDCPYAKGHFDRVNDAIIDILDNEQLIDFEIIRKYSLKHEVCPFETQLDLGIYSDVVVCDYNYAFDPRVYLRRFFDSPTDRVLFLVDEAHNLIDRGREMFSQELQSAKLLEIIESFTGEYLPIRKAISRLLNKIESYRPYLDDLGNYCKTEEPEDIYFSIKTLTSRMDAFLAEEKDAEHYETILNLYFELQSYLRISELYDESFRAVFTLDDTEMMVVKLLCIDTSSLFKEILKRARSSVFFSATLTPMDFYAELLGGDENSYKYHLDSPFAKENLFIGAMATISTKYKDRQRSVEQISETIRRFISKKKGNYLIFFPSYIYMDMVYTDFAGKNEDLDIIAQNRSMTEDDRDEFIASFDDAENRIGFAVLGGVFTEGIDLAGDRLIGSIIVSVGLPGIGFERDVIKEYFNEIKGMGFEYAYQYPGMNKVLQAAGRVIRTEDDRGAVLLIDDRFTKKYYRKLMPKHWSHIINYYDLDSVDENLSEFWIKNSKISKEV